In Perca fluviatilis chromosome 11, GENO_Pfluv_1.0, whole genome shotgun sequence, the following proteins share a genomic window:
- the si:ch1073-184j22.1 gene encoding erythroferrone, with protein MPARSSQGRSSPAGAGGRLLLPLLLGLMMMTMKVIAAASVEEAESGESEEILEEDDEAVSAEMLEPLSSDLSRVTPLNSWLIFRRNSNKGDNRRNKGSRRTSKHGLPGPPGPPGPQGPPGPPAPLLPQQQQLIQDLQLKLRELAAGGVCFLCDRPPRVSTSFLRRLPADAIIPRRSLLELQPFSQPSDSERSLQRGQSFNASTGRYAAAVSGFYQLTASLLIESGDRVQVRLRDSVRAAICIESLCQSNLSVESVMGVAAAGGTFSILLTGTLYLQAGEYVSVFVDNATGSTIRVLQDSLFSGILLGV; from the exons ATGCCGGCCAGGTCGTCCCAGGGACGGAGCTCTCCGGCTGGGGCAGGAGggcggctgctgctgcctctgctCCTGggtctgatgatgatgacgatgaagGTGATAGCGGCGGCGAGCGTCGAGGAGGCGGAGAGCGGGGAGAGCGAGGAGATCCTGGAGGAGGACGATGAGGCCGTCAGCGCGGAGATGCTG GAGCCGCTGTCCTCGGATCTGTCCAGAGTAACTCCTCTCAACTCCTGGCTGATCTTCAGAAGAAACTCCAACAAGGGGGACAACCGGAGAAACAAAGGATCCAGGAGAACCTCAAAG CATGGTCTTCCCGGGCCTCCTGGCCCTCCGGGCCCCCAGGGGCCTCCAGGGCCCCCTGCCCCCCTcctgccccaacaacagcagCTGATCCAGGATCTGCAGCTCAAACTGAGAG AGCTGGCAGCAGGAGgagtgtgtttcctgtgtgatcGGCCTCCTCGCGTCTCCACCTCCTTCCTCAGGCGCCTCCCGGCAGACGCCATCATCCCTCGCCGCAGCCTGCTGGAGCTGCAGCCATTCAGCCag CCCTCCGACTCAGAGCGGAGCCTCCAGAGAGGTCAGAGCTTCAACGCCAGCACTGGGCGCTACGCCGCAGCTGTATCCGGCTTCTACCAGCTCACCGCCAGCCTCCTCATAG aatcaGGAGACAGAGTCCAGGTGAGACTGAGAGACAGCGTGAGAGCAGCAATCTGCATCGAGTCGCTCTGCCAGAGCAACCT cTCTGTGGAGTCTGTGATGGGCGTGGCAGCAGCGGGAGGAACATTCAGCATCCTACTGACAGGAACGCTCTATCTACAG GCTGGAGAGtacgtgtctgtgtttgtggacAACGCCACCGGGTCGACCATCAGGGTCCTGCAGGACTCTCTGTTCTCTGGGATCCTGCTGGGAGTCTGA